From a single bacterium genomic region:
- a CDS encoding AMP-binding protein — protein sequence MTLSFLDAARETPRALAFVGPAEAITCASFAERIRLEMERLDERMRQEMERLDERATPRAALSPRPTIDSLARLGALVEMRRPTALLHPRLSAAERRARLELAAPIFDADEGRLVPPRGDAQRRADEPLGVIDVARRGLDVARGGLDVARGGAATDDGGDEWPLAIVFTSGTTGAPKGIVLPRRSFLASAAMSAERFGWRDDDRWLLCLPLAHVGGLSVVTRSLLARKPVVLARSSAPRDIAAALDDGRATLASFVPAQLARLFRELPEWRAPRALRMALVGGAGASPALVAEAERRGVPVFTSYGLTETCSQVATRLPGDPPDRLAPLPGVRLRIVGGRIEIASPSLAAGFFPADPAAPEFAPGGWLRTRDRGRLDERGRLTTLGRADDVIVTGGENVDPLVVERALEEAPEIAAALVFPLPDPVFGQIVAAALVPRVADAAEATHADAGEAAVAAAERAAAALAPHERPRAFAVAAELPHNAVGKLDRRAAARLFAADARRA from the coding sequence GTGACCCTCTCCTTTCTCGACGCCGCGCGCGAGACGCCGCGCGCCTTGGCCTTCGTCGGGCCCGCGGAGGCGATCACCTGCGCGTCGTTCGCCGAGCGGATCCGCCTCGAGATGGAGCGGCTCGACGAACGGATGCGTCAGGAGATGGAGCGGCTCGACGAGCGTGCGACGCCGCGCGCCGCCCTCTCGCCGCGGCCGACGATCGACTCCCTCGCGCGGCTCGGGGCGCTTGTCGAAATGCGGCGTCCGACGGCGCTGCTGCACCCGCGCCTCTCCGCGGCCGAGCGGCGCGCGCGGCTGGAGCTCGCCGCGCCGATCTTCGACGCCGACGAGGGGCGTCTCGTCCCGCCGCGCGGCGACGCGCAACGCCGCGCGGACGAACCGCTCGGCGTGATCGACGTCGCTCGCCGCGGACTCGACGTCGCGCGCGGCGGGCTCGACGTCGCGCGCGGCGGCGCGGCGACGGACGACGGCGGCGACGAATGGCCGCTGGCGATCGTCTTCACCTCCGGCACGACCGGCGCGCCCAAGGGGATCGTCCTGCCGCGCCGCTCGTTCCTCGCCTCGGCCGCGATGTCGGCGGAGCGATTCGGCTGGCGCGACGACGACCGCTGGCTGCTCTGCCTGCCGCTCGCCCACGTCGGCGGCCTTTCCGTCGTGACCCGCTCCCTGCTCGCGCGCAAGCCGGTCGTCCTCGCCCGCTCCTCGGCGCCGCGCGACATCGCCGCGGCGCTCGACGACGGGCGCGCCACGCTCGCCTCTTTCGTGCCGGCGCAGCTCGCGCGGCTCTTCCGCGAGTTGCCGGAGTGGCGCGCGCCGCGCGCGCTGCGGATGGCGCTCGTCGGCGGCGCGGGGGCGTCCCCCGCCCTCGTCGCCGAGGCGGAGCGCCGCGGCGTGCCCGTGTTCACCAGCTACGGCCTCACCGAAACGTGCTCCCAGGTGGCGACGCGCCTTCCCGGCGATCCGCCCGACCGGCTCGCGCCGCTCCCCGGCGTCCGCCTGCGGATCGTCGGCGGACGCATCGAGATCGCCTCCCCGTCGCTCGCCGCCGGCTTCTTCCCCGCCGATCCCGCGGCGCCGGAGTTCGCGCCCGGCGGCTGGTTGCGGACGCGCGACCGCGGCCGCCTCGACGAGCGCGGCCGCCTGACGACTCTCGGCCGCGCCGACGACGTGATCGTCACCGGCGGCGAGAACGTCGATCCGCTCGTCGTCGAGCGCGCGCTCGAGGAGGCCCCGGAGATCGCCGCGGCGCTCGTCTTTCCGCTTCCCGATCCGGTGTTCGGCCAGATCGTCGCCGCCGCGCTCGTGCCGCGCGTCGCCGACGCGGCCGAGGCGACGCACGCCGACGCGGGCGAGGCGGCGGTCGCCGCCGCGGAACGGGCCGCCGCCGCGCTCGCGCCGCACGAGCGGCCCCGCGCCTTCGCCGTCGCCGCCGAACTGCCGCACAACGCCGTCGGAAAGCTGGACCGCCGCGCCGCGGCGCGTCTCTTCGCGGCGGACGCGCGGCGGGCGTAA
- a CDS encoding O-succinylbenzoate synthase translates to MRIAALQFARVRFASPGAASARSAWPERRSLIVRAIDDEGTRGHGEASPLPGYSPDTFEEAERALRAAAAALPLETDDCLPAAPQIRRLLRPLPIDAPSARFALETALLDLAGRRVGASIAALLSGGAPRRALEINALVPPPRGAEAVARAERLAAQGFRTFKIKIGAPGQWEDELFALASLRAALGPSARLRVDVNGGWTPAEARRRLAELAILDLEFVEQPVGPDDLLHFAGADVPLAADESLRIPDALARLADAGACRVAVLKPAVLGGFFRCLELAREAATYEMRTVVTSIFDGPLARAAAAQLAFALDPPPLACGLSPADGSAPRPSWPPAEKAGLGLAPPPELFP, encoded by the coding sequence CGGAGCGCCTGGCCGGAGCGGCGTTCGCTGATCGTGCGCGCGATCGACGACGAGGGGACGCGCGGACACGGCGAGGCCTCGCCGCTCCCCGGCTACTCCCCCGACACGTTCGAAGAGGCCGAGCGCGCGCTGCGCGCCGCCGCCGCGGCGCTGCCGCTCGAGACGGACGACTGCCTGCCCGCGGCGCCGCAGATCCGCCGCCTGCTGCGCCCGCTGCCGATCGACGCGCCGTCGGCCCGCTTCGCGCTGGAGACGGCGCTCCTCGACCTCGCCGGCCGGCGCGTCGGCGCCTCGATCGCCGCGCTCCTCTCGGGGGGCGCGCCGCGCCGCGCGCTGGAGATCAACGCGCTCGTCCCGCCGCCGCGCGGGGCGGAGGCGGTCGCCCGCGCGGAGCGGCTCGCAGCCCAAGGGTTCCGCACGTTCAAGATCAAGATCGGCGCCCCCGGCCAGTGGGAGGACGAGCTCTTCGCGCTCGCCTCGCTGCGCGCGGCGCTCGGTCCGTCGGCCCGGCTGCGCGTGGACGTCAACGGCGGCTGGACGCCCGCCGAGGCGCGCCGCAGGCTCGCCGAGCTGGCGATCCTCGACCTCGAGTTCGTCGAGCAGCCGGTCGGCCCCGACGACCTGCTGCACTTCGCCGGCGCCGACGTCCCGCTCGCCGCCGACGAGTCGCTGCGCATCCCCGACGCGCTGGCGCGTCTCGCCGACGCCGGCGCCTGCCGCGTCGCCGTCCTCAAGCCGGCCGTGCTCGGCGGGTTCTTCCGCTGCCTCGAGCTGGCGCGCGAGGCGGCGACGTACGAGATGAGGACGGTCGTGACGAGCATCTTCGACGGGCCGCTGGCCCGCGCCGCGGCGGCGCAGCTCGCCTTCGCGCTCGATCCGCCGCCGCTCGCCTGCGGGCTCAGCCCCGCCGACGGCTCGGCGCCGCGCCCCTCGTGGCCGCCGGCGGAGAAGGCCGGCCTCGGCCTCGCCCCGCCGCCGGAGCTCTTCCCGTGA